The region ataacatgaaaaatcatataaaaaaataaaatgatgaataCACATTTCAAATCATCCAATAAGAAAGTTGACTTTGCAATATATATCTTGTGATCAGCGTAACTGTGTACTACATATTGAAACATGATCCTCATTCCTCCAAGTAAACGAACTTGGTCGATATATATTACGTGGTGAAACATTATTTTctcaagcatttttttttttttttgggcaaatAAACAAATGCAATAGTACTAACGATAAAATTTATATTGTAAGAGAAAACTATACTCTTATTGAAAGATTACTTACTAGCATCTCTTTAAAAAATTTACGTATGTATGGTGGAAGACTCTTTTGCGATGGACCTTTGAAACCATTGTTTATTACTGTgggaattaaaatgaaaataagggtgtgtttggtgcAATGcgaatataaaaaataaaaaataaaaactttccGAAAATGACGACTTAATTAGTttatgataaaataaaaatcatgaaaatattttgatgtTGGTGTTTAGTTACGTTGGAGAATGAGAAATATATTGCGAGAAAACATGGATTAAATATTGATATATATCAACAAATCATATAGTGAATTGATGAAATTTCGAGTATTAAAAATTGATAATAATGACTAATTAatgtttaaaattttgattgcAAATTCATAATAGTTATAATTGTGAAGGAAAATGACTTTTCCAAAAGAGAGAAAGGTCAtggggaaaatattttcttgcaaCCAAACATAaagaataatttatttattttttggtttggggtgtgtgtgttggggtggggtggggggggttGAATTCATATAAAATTTTCCATGATAATGCGCCCTAAAGGGATAAAAGTCATTTCTCGTTTGTTCTATGCTTTTGATTACCCTTTATTGTTCATGGACCAAAAGAAAGCtgcaaaaaattataaatattgcCTCCACATGCAGTTGATCTCATCATTCACAAGGCACATgcattttcaaatattattaCAATGAATCTataagaaaagtaaaataaatttaCAAATTAAAGTCGTCTTAGAAAACATGTGAAGTTTAGATGTGTTTGAAAAGTTCATCAATCATCCTCCGTTCCCATTACATAGCTTGATCAAAATTGATATAGAGAAACAATAATTGTAAATTAGGAACACTaaattaaacaataataaaaagaCAACAATTTAGGAGCAAATTAAAGTCAACTAAGTAAATAATTGAATTTGTCGGCTTGTAATTTAAATTAGTATATGTCGGAACTAAGACCCAATAATATTCTTTGTAATTACACAAAAATGATAGTAATATTCTCTTACATGCACTTACACTTCATAAatgtgtaatttttttaatgagtagtagtagtagtagttcaTACCAAGTCTCCGCAAACAACTAAACTAACGTGGTATTAAATGAAAATGACAGAAATTAATTTACAAGTAATTCTGAAATTAACTATCCAGAGATATGAAGTTAAATAATGTATTAAACTTACTTGTAGTACGGAGAATTGCATTGGGAGTTCCATTTGTAATTATTGAAACATTTTAATGTTCAAGAAAATGTCGTATTCTAAATTAAGTTATTTAGTCTCCGATTTCCAGTTGGCAACGAATAATTTTTGCAAGCATCAAGGAACCAACACTCAACAAACATACTTTAATTTGAACCATGTAGCTTTCATCGTAAAGGGCTCGACTAATCTAAATTCTCACTACATAAGGCCTAATAAAGGAAATTGCttcttatcaaaaaaaataataattcatttttagaGTTTGAATCTGAAATCTGATCAAGGGTGGAAGAATATTTCATCCATAATTCCACCACATCCATTAATATGCACAGGGGCGGTCCTATGTGGTTTCAAGTGGGTTCACTGAGACCTTCgttgaaaaataacttttgtatatatgtatatttaatacttttttaaaaaatatatatgtatatacggttatttatatatttcttatatattaaACCCACTTGGTAAAAATCCTAGGTCCGCCACTGAATATGCAAAAGATATTCCAAAAAGATATTACATCAATGAATAGTTATTTGTAAATAGAAAACAgcaaacaacataaatacataattgtGAGATCTCACTCTCATGAGACAACACAAAGCTAGAGTACAAAATGCAAGAGAAGTGGAAATATATTTAAATTAGCACTCACTTGCCTTAAACCATTATATGGGATGTTTCTATTTACACGTAAGCATTATATTGTTTTTATTGTGTGTGTAGCAGCCAGCAGGTAACTACTTATTCAAGAAGTACAACGGAAAATTCAAAGTGATCCAGTAATGGACTTTAATAAGAAAAAACTGTTAGATTAATCTAGCTGTTTAGAGTTCAATAATAGTTCTAGTCTTTGATTATCAATCAGATTAATTGAATTGGTCACTCATTGACAACTCTATACCAGCTAGTAGTTCTCATGAAATGTCATTATAAATAGTTTGGACATTCAATCCCCTAAAATCATCACTTCTCAACTAAAACAATAAAGCCTTTCTCctattttttcaagtttttggagatttttgtagCCACATTTAGGGGGCTGGTGGTGGTGTTTTCCGGTGAACATGAAGTTCAACGATGGCGGCCCAGCTAGGGGTCGTCATTTGCCACAAATCTTAGTGGCATTGGCCATATTGGCTGTTGTTAATGTAGTGTCGGCTGACCCCTATGTATATTCTTCTCCACCACCTCCATCATATGAATACAAGTCACCACcacctccttctccttctccgcCGCCACCTTATGTGTACAAATCTCCACCTCCTCCATCACCCTCTCCCCCGCCACCATATGTCTATAAATCACCACCTCCTCCTTCGCCCTCTCCACCTCCACCATATGTGTATACGTCTCCACCTCCTCCATCACCTTCACCTCCGCCACCTTATGTGTACAAATCACCACCTCCTCCTTCGccatctccaccaccaccatatGTATATAAGTCCCCACCACCTGCAACAccatctccaccaccaccatatGTATATAAGTCTCCACCACCTCCATCACCATCTCCTCCACCACCTTACTACTACAAATCACCTCCTCCACCGTCACCTTCACCTCCTCCACCATATTACTACAAGTCTCCACCTCCCCCGTCACCATCACCTCCTCCACCATACTACTACAAGTCCCCACCTCCACCTTCGCCGTCACCTCCACCACCCTACTATTACAAATCTCCACCACCAACTTCACCGTCTCCACCCCCACCTTATTATTATAAATCTCCACCACTACCTTCACCATCACCACCTCCACCATACTACTACAAATCTCCACCACCTCCTTCGCTTTCTCCTCCACCACCTTACTATTACAAATCTCCTCCACCACCATCACCTTCACCTCCACCACCCTATTACTACAAATCTCCACCTCCCCCTAAGTCTTCACCACCCCCACCTTACTACTACAACTCTCCGCCCCCACCCAAGAAGTCACCTCCTCCACCATATTATTACTCCTCCCCACCACCACCAAAGAAATCACCTCCTCCACCATATCACTACACTTCTCCACCACCACCAGCTAAGTCACCTCCTCCGCCATACTACTACAGCTCTCCTCCCCCACCAAAGAAATCGCCTCCTCCACCATATCACTACACTTCTCCACCACCACCAGCTAAGTCACCTCCTCCGCCATACTACTACAGCTCTCCTCCACCACCCAAGAAATCACCTCCTCCACCATACTACTACACTTCCCCACCACCACCTATTCACTATTATCCTCCACATCATCATTTTGTGGTCAAGGTTGTGGGAAAAGTTTACTGTTTTAGATGCTATGATAAGATGTTCCCAGAAAAGTCTCACGCTAAGAAGCATCTCAAAGGTATAATATATACTTTACACCTTACGCTctctttctttaatttcttctaATATTTCATCGTAAATCTATTTAACTAACTTCTATTTACATCTTTTAGCATTGGCGCTTTTACTATTCATTAGAAGTGTCTTCTTGGGATTTGGATCTTAGCATCCATTAACTTTTTTATGTTTACATAATATGATGTAAGAAGATGTATGCCTCACCTTCACTAAAATGCCTTTTGAgaatcaatattttaaaaaattcatcaGGCAACCTACCAATAAATTATGTAAGAAATACAAAACAGTTTACTTCCTACACAGAAAACAGTCTCGACttttaatgcatatgcagcctcCTGAActtgttcctttttttcattttggcacctcaactaagcgttgttcctattgaacccacGAACTCGCCCTCAAgggtgtctatcaaacacaattcaCTTACATAGTATTAtatcttcaatgtagcaacatgctaatatatattttaatttaattatgccattttttagctaagattagcaaAGCAATTTTACCGTTTTTAGcgtgaaaagaaaaggaatccaAGTTAGAACCGACACCTCTATGACCTAAAGAATCTGCTTGCACACacgtctaaaatattactttacCTTCATTAccacaatttattttttgcttctaataaaaatcatatttagagggtttgatagacacacttgaggacgagttcaggggttcaatatAAACAACACTTAATTGAGGtgtcaaaatggaaaaaagggacaagttcaggggctgcatatgcattaagccttaataaaaatttgttttgaCATAAACCTTATCTTTCAACTTTTGTTTGTCGTGCTATCATTTGGTTGTTTTGATTACAAATTATTGGCTAACTATTGGTTAAAGTAACAATAATTAAAGTATTATTTCTTGTTTCTGTGAATTAGGTGCTGTTGTTGAGGTGACTTGTAAGGCTGGCGACAAGAAAATTGTGAGTTACGGTACCACTAAGATCAACGGAAAATTCAGTGTCACTGTTAAAGGATTTGAATATCGCAAATATGGAGCAAAGGCTTGCAAGGCTAAACTCCACAATGCTCCAGAGGATTCAAAGTGTGACATTCCTACAGATCTTCATTGGGGAATTAAGGGTGCTAACCTTAGAGTGAAGTCAAAGAATCGTTACGAAGTTGTACTCTATGCAAAACCGTTTGCTTATGGCTCTAAGATTTCTTATGCGAAATGCACAAAGCCCAAACATACACCTGCTCCATACTATTATAAATCTCCACCACCTCCGTCACCGACTTATGTTTATAAGTCACCACCTCCCCCATCCCCGACATACGTTTACAAATCTCCACAACCACCTACCTATTATTATAAGTCTCCGCCACCACCGACTAAGTCTCCATCACCTGCTTACTATTACAAGTCTCCACCCCCACCATCACCAAAACCTTCACCTGTATATTATTATAAATCACCACCACCCCCGTCACCTTCGCCTCCACCTCCTTACTACTACAAatctccaccaccaccaactaAGTCTCCACCACCTCCTTATCACTACACGTCTCCACCTCCACCATCACCAAAACCTACACCTGTATACTATTATAAATCACCACCTCCTCCGTCACCATCGCCTCGACCTCCTTACTATTATAAATCTCCTCCCCCACCATCCCCATCACCACCCCCACCTTATTATTACAAgtctccaccaccaccatcacccTCTCCCCCACCTCCCTACTACTACAAgtctccaccaccaccatcgCCATCTCCTCCACCACCTTACTACTACAAGTCTCCACCACCACCTTcgccatcaccaccaccaccttaCTACTACAAGTCTCCTCCACCACCATCACCATCTCCTCCACCTCCATACTACTACAAGTCTCCTCCACCACCAACTCCCACTTATGTCGTCCACCACCTACCTCTTATGTCTACtccaccaccacctccaccAACCCCTACATACACTACAAATCTCCACCACCACCTTCACCAACCACCACCACCTTACTCTACAAGTCTCCTCCACCACCCACCATCTCCTCCACCCTCCATACTACTACAACCTCCTCCACCATCTCCTCCTTACATCTAcaaatcaccaccaccaccaatccCTACATATGTACTACTACAAGtctcctccaccaccaccaccatctccACCTATGTTTACAAATCACCTCCTCCTCCAACACACACTCCTCCACCATACTACTACCAttctccaccaccaccatcgCCATCTCCTCCACCTCCATATTAGTCTATCATTCGCCACCACCACCCGTAAAatctccaccaccaccatcacctTCTACCATTCACCACCTCCCTACTACTACAAGTCACCTCCTCCACCGTCACCTTCTCCTCCACCCCCCTACTACTACCAATCTCCACCTCCACCAGTAAAATCTCCTCCTCCCCCCTACTACTACAGTTCACCTCCTCAATCGGTGAAATCATCCCCTCCACCAGTATACATTTACGCTTCTCCACCACCTCCAACCCACTACTAATTTCTAAAAGGAGTTTAGCCATTCTCCATAACCAATTAAGTAAGTGACTCTTTCTCTGTTTCTATGCGATTTACCGGTTGTTCTTCTTATACAATTGAATTAAGGCTCTAATATTGTACTTCTTTTATCATTCTTTAGATCTCAGTTCAATGCAAACAACTAATGATGGATATTTGAGGAGAGGCTTCAAACATCATTGGCATAAAGCAGTTAACAAGGAGcaatttgtttcttcttctcttgTGGCTTTCTTTCACATTGTTATCATTGTATCTTCTTGGTGGAAGTGGCTTCAACAACTTAATTATTTCATAGGAAGGAAATAATTGTTTATTGGTCCTTTGAGGTGTGTCTGACTTTTGATATTTCAAAGGCTTTATTCATTTTCCATTAGTTAAATAGCAACTTGTTTTATGTATCTTCATGTGCTTTATGCACCAAatcaataaaagatgaattttgttCTATTCACAGTTTGTCTTGTTCACTCTCGATTGTGAGTCGTGACGTGATGCAAAATTAGCAAGAATCTTTCCAACTACGCCAATATTAATATTGTAGAATTGACCTTTCCATATGtgtatttaataaaaattaccCAGCCAAGGTCGGGATGGTGTTGTACTAATAAAGAGGGTCTTTTTTGGACGAATCGTAACGATAAAGAACTAAATCTCAGTGGATCATGGCAGTCCTTTTTATATGTTGACTCTATCATTGCTGAATTGAGAGAACAATACATAGCCTATGTATCTCATTTCACCAAAAATGTTTAAAAGGTATATATGAGTCGATGCATATGGTAGACCTAACCAAATGACCCTACCTCTACTAAAAAAGATCCAGAATTTTAGATAAATATGTGTGGGAGTATTAATGCACACAAGGTTGTTCGAGCAGAAGCAGAGACGGATCTAGAATTTAAAGTTAATATATTCGATTTTTAAGGTTCTTAACACGAAAATCATTGTACTTTAAAAGTATGAGTTCATATCTATTAACTATCAAATGAGCACCATTACAAGCAGTCAAGCCAAAGACCTTCAAACTATTGGGAGGTAAATGTAGAAGTTAATTACAAGTGCATTGGATAATTTGTTACCACGCAAAATTAACAGCAAAATAGGTAAGGTGCGCACTAGTAGTCAAAAGGCTTATGAAATTTGAATCACAATATTGCAGTTCGAATTGCGATCTCTTGAGTTTTGAGACACCTATCTTCGAATTCAATTCAGAATGATATTTTGTAG is a window of Lycium ferocissimum isolate CSIRO_LF1 chromosome 12, AGI_CSIRO_Lferr_CH_V1, whole genome shotgun sequence DNA encoding:
- the LOC132039356 gene encoding extensin-2-like, with amino-acid sequence MKFNDGGPARGRHLPQILVALAILAVVNVVSADPYVYSSPPPPSYEYKSPPPPSPSPPPPYVYKSPPPPSPSPPPPYVYKSPPPPSPSPPPPYVYTSPPPPSPSPPPPYVYKSPPPPSPSPPPPYVYKSPPPATPSPPPPYVYKSPPPPSPSPPPPYYYKSPPPPSPSPPPPYYYKSPPPPSPSPPPPYYYKSPPPPSPSPPPPYYYKSPPPTSPSPPPPYYYKSPPLPSPSPPPPYYYKSPPPPSLSPPPPYYYKSPPPPSPSPPPPYYYKSPPPPKSSPPPPYYYNSPPPPKKSPPPPYYYSSPPPPKKSPPPPYHYTSPPPPAKSPPPPYYYSSPPPPKKSPPPPYHYTSPPPPAKSPPPPYYYSSPPPPKKSPPPPYYYTSPPPPIHYYPPHHHFVVKVVGKVYCFRCYDKMFPEKSHAKKHLKGAVVEVTCKAGDKKIVSYGTTKINGKFSVTVKGFEYRKYGAKACKAKLHNAPEDSKCDIPTDLHWGIKGANLRVKSKNRYEVVLYAKPFAYGSKISYAKCTKPKHTPAPYYYKSPPPPSPTYVYKSPPPPSPTYVYKSPQPPTYYYKSPPPPTKSPSPAYYYKSPPPPSPKPSPVYYYKSPPPPSPSPPPPYYYKSPPPPTKSPPPPYHYTSPPPPSPKPTPVYYYKSPPPPSPSPRPPYYYKSPPPPSPSPPPPYYYKSPPPPSPSPPPPYYYKSPPPPSPSPPPPYYYKSPPPPSPSPPPPYYYKSPPPPSPSPPPPYYYKSPPPPTPTYVVHHLPLMSTPPPPPPTPTYTTNLHHHLHQPPPPYSTSLLHHPPSPPPSILLQPPPPSPPYIYKSPPPPIPTYVLLQVSSTTTTISTYVYKSPPPPTHTPPPYYYHSPPPPSPSPPPPY